The genomic stretch CATTGGCTTACCTCTTAATATGAATGGAAGCAGTGGCTCTCGTGTTCAAGCAACTAAAGCTTTTGTAAGTAATATGAAAGTGTATACAGAAATTCCATTTGTTTTTTGGGATGAACGCTTATCGACCATTGCCGCAGAACGTTCTCTTTTAGAAATGAATGTATCACGCACCAAAAGAGCAAACAGAATTGATTCGGCAGCTGCTGCTTTTATATTGCAAGGTGCACTCAATAGAATTCAAAACTTTCATCATATGGAAGGATAGAGAACATTGAGCAAATGGCCTGCATTATAGCGTGCAATGAGCATCCCGTAAGAAGATCTCCATTGTCCCCCAAGGCGGCTTTCCATATAGGCATTTGCAACATGTTCTATATCCGTAGAACGTAATGACGCGGCAGCAGCTGCATAGGCTACTTGTTCAACAAAAAACCTTCCTGCACCTTCATTTGCAGCGGCCATATCACCGGCAGACTTAATAATTTCAATGGCACGTGGTCCTGCTGGTCCAATATCAAGAGCAACTTTTTCTAGCAATTTCTGAAACAACCCCGGTGCTTTTTCAGCAATAAGAATGGCATCTTTTACCAATTGATTAGCCGAACTATTTCTCACAATTCGCGCAGGTCCATTATGCAACATTTGTGATAATGGATTGTTCTCTATAAAGCTTTCAATACCAAGTTGTGCAATAATTTCGCCAATAATAGGCACAACCAATTGACTGACGTGGTAAGCAATAATAGGTGTCATAATGCGCGCGAAAGCTGCTTCAGAACGGTCATTTGCTGCATTGTCAAAGGCTCGCGCTAAACGCAAAACCAATGCTTGTGAAGCAGCAATATCTAATGCAATATCTGCAAAAATACGTTCTGTCAGCGGCGGTAAAGGCTGATTTGGCATTTTTTTGCGGAAAAAATCTATACCAAATTGAAGGGCAGCGCGCAAAACACCTGCCGATATGACAGATTGATCAAAACGCATCATCGTCTCTATATCTTTAATAACTTTAAGACCTTCTCCAGCATTTCCCAAAAGCCAGCCATAACACCCTTGAAAATCAACAACTCCCTCTGGTGTTAAAAGTTCTCCAGAACGCTGAATTAAATGACGAATCGATATAAATCCATTTAACGCACCATTTTCCTGTATACGTGGAACAAAAAAGCAACTTAAATGACCATTTAAATCTGCACTAACAAGATATCCATCAGCTGTAGGATTAATAACATTGGTTTTTACGACATTTAAACGATACAGATCTCGTTCCATATTTTCATCGAAAGAAATTTTCTTAACACTTGGAAAATTGAAAGCGTATTGTTCAATATCATCAAAGGCACAGGTCAGAGAAGCGGATTTTTTATGATGAATAGGCCGTGATGAAGAATCATATTGGCGTGACAAAAGGACATTTTGCCATTTTTTAAAGAGCTCACTATCACTAATTAAGACAGCAATTGCTGCACTCGTTATAGTAACCTCATTCAAATGCCCTGTTTCTAAACCAGCAGATAAAGCCAAACGAATCGCACGCGCTTGATAACGTACCCCATTTTCTGAAGAAGTATTCTCCCAAAGCGAGGTAACCAACCCTGCAC from Bartonella kosoyi encodes the following:
- the ruvX gene encoding Holliday junction resolvase RuvX, which translates into the protein MTVININEVMTHLLPGQTIAGLDLGTKTIGIAISDMGLIVSNPRPVLQRKKFTEDAHTLIKIFDHENVGVVIIGLPLNMNGSSGSRVQATKAFVSNMKVYTEIPFVFWDERLSTIAAERSLLEMNVSRTKRANRIDSAAAAFILQGALNRIQNFHHMEG
- a CDS encoding acyl-CoA dehydrogenase family protein, coding for MSTVSAQNSRRKNTFLSDTLMFRIASTLPKSLLASFEEIGDFAASQEAWNLSCSANHYKPLLRYNDKWGKQAEKLEIHSSYQDLQKYSRRAGLVTSLWENTSSENGVRYQARAIRLALSAGLETGHLNEVTITSAAIAVLISDSELFKKWQNVLLSRQYDSSSRPIHHKKSASLTCAFDDIEQYAFNFPSVKKISFDENMERDLYRLNVVKTNVINPTADGYLVSADLNGHLSCFFVPRIQENGALNGFISIRHLIQRSGELLTPEGVVDFQGCYGWLLGNAGEGLKVIKDIETMMRFDQSVISAGVLRAALQFGIDFFRKKMPNQPLPPLTERIFADIALDIAASQALVLRLARAFDNAANDRSEAAFARIMTPIIAYHVSQLVVPIIGEIIAQLGIESFIENNPLSQMLHNGPARIVRNSSANQLVKDAILIAEKAPGLFQKLLEKVALDIGPAGPRAIEIIKSAGDMAAANEGAGRFFVEQVAYAAAAASLRSTDIEHVANAYMESRLGGQWRSSYGMLIARYNAGHLLNVLYPSI